A genomic stretch from Thermoplasma sp. Kam2015 includes:
- a CDS encoding tyrosine--tRNA ligase, producing the protein MQLVEKLYKNTREIVTREDAEKLVNTDNVRSYIGIEPSGIPHIATAVMWPRKLAELQHDMKITVLLADWHAMINNKLHGDLDLIRKGGEVLKKAFRSEGLTDADYIWASDLVDSSDYWQMFINTAKKSTLKRVIRALPIMGRTETDAEKDFSMYLYPIMQVTDIFYLDVDVAFGGMDQRHAHMLARDIAEKMKRKKVVSVHGFLLSSLKGNSRMDNFVKMSKSDPNSAILVTDDRADIERKINAAYCPPGQVDGNPVAEIMKYIVIPYYDKEIVILGKEGKITIDNAEIFDQAYVKGEIQPSELKNTVSTILDEMIDPARRSLEGIDISEFQ; encoded by the coding sequence ATGCAGTTAGTCGAAAAACTTTACAAGAATACCAGAGAGATCGTGACCAGGGAAGATGCAGAGAAGTTGGTTAATACAGATAATGTCAGATCATATATTGGGATAGAGCCTTCGGGTATACCCCATATAGCAACGGCTGTTATGTGGCCAAGGAAGCTTGCAGAACTGCAGCATGATATGAAGATAACTGTATTGCTTGCCGACTGGCATGCGATGATAAATAACAAGCTTCACGGCGATCTGGATCTGATAAGAAAAGGGGGTGAAGTGCTCAAGAAAGCTTTCAGATCTGAAGGTCTGACCGATGCCGATTATATATGGGCTTCAGATCTTGTTGATTCTTCCGATTACTGGCAGATGTTCATAAATACAGCCAAGAAGAGTACACTTAAGAGGGTGATAAGGGCGCTTCCCATAATGGGCAGGACTGAGACGGATGCCGAGAAGGACTTCAGTATGTACCTGTATCCGATTATGCAGGTCACAGATATTTTTTATCTTGATGTTGACGTGGCTTTCGGTGGTATGGATCAGAGGCATGCCCACATGCTTGCCAGGGATATAGCTGAGAAGATGAAGAGAAAGAAGGTCGTCTCCGTTCATGGCTTTCTGCTGAGCAGCCTGAAGGGTAACAGTAGAATGGACAATTTCGTAAAGATGTCGAAGAGCGACCCGAATTCCGCCATACTGGTGACCGATGATCGTGCGGATATAGAGAGGAAGATAAATGCTGCTTACTGCCCCCCAGGACAGGTGGATGGGAATCCAGTTGCTGAGATAATGAAGTACATCGTTATCCCGTACTACGATAAGGAGATCGTGATATTAGGAAAAGAAGGCAAGATCACTATTGACAATGCAGAGATATTTGATCAGGCATATGTGAAGGGGGAGATACAGCCTTCTGAATTGAAGAATACAGTTAGCACTATACTTGACGAGATGATCGATCCTGCAAGGAGATCATTAGAAGGCATAGATATCTCAGAATTTCAGTGA
- a CDS encoding biotin/lipoate A/B protein ligase family protein — protein sequence MEGRLLFVETPGNTRMSLAYDEAIYRSFQYGDKPILRFYQHDRSVIIGYFQVAEEEVDLDYMKKHGIMLARRYTGGGAVYHDLGDLNFSVVRSSDDMDITSMFRTMNDAVVNSLRILGLDARPGELNDVSIPVNKKTDIMAGEKKIMGAAGAMRKGAKLWHAAMLVRTDLDMLSAVLKVPDEKFRDKIAKSTRERVANVSDFVNVSIEDVRNALIKGFSDTLHIDFRESTLTEKEENMAEELFDRKYSTEEWNMGLVRKEIV from the coding sequence ATGGAAGGAAGACTATTGTTTGTAGAAACTCCTGGAAACACCCGCATGAGCCTTGCGTATGATGAGGCAATATACAGGAGCTTTCAGTATGGCGATAAGCCTATTCTGAGGTTCTATCAGCACGATAGATCGGTAATCATAGGGTACTTCCAAGTAGCAGAGGAAGAAGTCGATCTTGACTATATGAAAAAGCACGGTATAATGCTTGCAAGACGATACACCGGCGGGGGAGCTGTGTACCATGATCTGGGTGATCTTAACTTCTCAGTTGTCAGATCGAGCGATGATATGGACATAACCTCAATGTTCAGAACAATGAATGATGCTGTGGTAAATTCTCTCAGGATTCTGGGTCTGGATGCAAGGCCAGGAGAGCTTAATGATGTTTCCATCCCGGTGAATAAGAAGACAGACATAATGGCAGGCGAGAAGAAGATAATGGGGGCTGCAGGCGCGATGAGAAAGGGCGCCAAACTCTGGCATGCTGCCATGCTGGTCAGAACTGATCTCGACATGCTTTCCGCAGTTCTCAAGGTTCCGGATGAGAAGTTCAGGGACAAGATCGCAAAGAGTACAAGGGAAAGGGTGGCAAATGTATCGGATTTCGTAAACGTTTCAATTGAGGATGTCAGAAATGCTCTCATAAAGGGTTTCTCCGATACGCTGCATATAGATTTCAGGGAGTCGACCCTAACGGAGAAAGAAGAAAACATGGCGGAAGAACTGTTCGACAGAAAGTATAGCACTGAGGAATGGAACATGGGTCTGGTGAGAAAGGAGATCGTCTGA
- a CDS encoding signal recognition particle protein Srp54, producing MVLESFSASLRETIRKITGSSYIDKETVKEISKDLQRVLLKADVNVKTVLQVTRELERRALEEKPPSGMAHQDYMVRIIYEELLKILGEPSNVKLKPQTIMLVGLYGNGKTTTAGKLARFFAKKGLNSGLIAADVHRYAAYDQLKQIASEVNAKFYGDQNEKDPVKLIKHGLEYLKDVAVKIIDTSGRDSMDEELFDEIKRIKAAINPDEVLMIIDATMGQQAGPEAKAFNEAVGVTGIVITKMDGTAKGGGALSAVAEIHVPIYFIGTGEHMDDLEVFDPKKFLSRLLGLGDLESLFETVKEAEITEEEAQESFEKLMTGKFNLKDMYDVWEKFSKPGLMKKLVDALPLARIPGSQKIDETRIQSAEDKLKLYRIIMDSMTFQELENPDIINAKRITRIARGAGVKEEDVRMLLKEFRAMKNNMKMMKGNRGLKKMLQSNFRSGNFGLEDLGIKE from the coding sequence ATGGTTCTTGAAAGCTTTTCAGCCTCGCTGCGTGAGACCATAAGAAAGATCACCGGATCGAGCTATATCGACAAGGAAACCGTTAAGGAGATATCAAAGGATCTGCAGCGTGTGCTGTTGAAGGCCGACGTCAACGTTAAAACCGTGTTACAGGTTACAAGAGAACTTGAGAGAAGGGCTCTCGAAGAAAAACCACCCTCAGGAATGGCCCATCAGGACTATATGGTTCGCATAATATATGAAGAGCTGCTGAAGATACTTGGAGAACCATCAAATGTGAAGCTCAAGCCTCAGACCATAATGCTTGTTGGTCTATACGGAAACGGAAAAACAACAACCGCCGGAAAGCTGGCAAGATTTTTTGCAAAGAAGGGGCTTAACTCAGGACTTATAGCCGCCGACGTACACAGGTATGCGGCATACGATCAGTTGAAGCAGATCGCCTCTGAGGTCAATGCTAAATTCTATGGAGATCAGAACGAGAAGGATCCGGTAAAATTGATCAAGCACGGACTCGAATATCTGAAGGACGTGGCTGTAAAGATAATAGATACCAGCGGAAGAGACTCCATGGATGAGGAGCTGTTCGATGAGATCAAGAGGATAAAGGCCGCAATAAATCCTGATGAAGTGCTGATGATAATAGATGCCACAATGGGGCAGCAAGCGGGACCAGAGGCGAAGGCATTCAATGAGGCCGTTGGCGTCACTGGCATAGTGATAACAAAGATGGATGGTACCGCAAAGGGTGGTGGGGCGCTGAGCGCAGTTGCAGAGATACATGTTCCAATATACTTCATAGGTACAGGCGAACATATGGATGACCTCGAGGTGTTCGACCCGAAGAAATTCCTATCGAGGTTGCTCGGTCTCGGAGATCTTGAATCGCTCTTTGAGACCGTAAAGGAAGCGGAAATAACGGAGGAGGAGGCTCAGGAATCCTTCGAGAAGCTGATGACCGGTAAATTCAACCTCAAGGACATGTACGATGTCTGGGAAAAGTTCTCCAAGCCTGGGCTTATGAAAAAACTTGTGGATGCCCTTCCACTAGCGAGAATACCCGGATCACAGAAGATAGATGAAACCAGGATCCAGAGCGCTGAGGACAAACTAAAGCTTTACAGGATAATAATGGACTCAATGACGTTCCAGGAATTGGAAAATCCTGACATAATAAATGCTAAGAGGATAACGAGGATTGCCAGAGGGGCCGGAGTGAAGGAGGAAGACGTAAGGATGCTGCTGAAGGAATTCAGAGCCATGAAGAACAATATGAAGATGATGAAGGGCAACCGCGGCCTGAAGAAGATGCTGCAGTCCAATTTCAGATCCGGGAATTTCGGCCTGGAGGATCTCGGAATAAAGGAATGA
- a CDS encoding lipoate protein ligase C-terminal domain-containing protein, whose amino-acid sequence MRYTRNWKAKKGLIRVTLDLEGNTIKDIHISGDFFMFPENSINDLEDMLKGSDVNSVAEIVKKFYQRGITTPGVDPEDFVKALTVI is encoded by the coding sequence ATGAGATACACTAGGAACTGGAAAGCTAAAAAAGGGCTCATAAGGGTTACGCTTGATCTTGAGGGAAATACGATAAAGGACATCCACATCTCTGGCGATTTTTTCATGTTTCCAGAGAATTCCATTAACGATCTTGAAGATATGCTGAAGGGATCCGATGTCAACAGCGTTGCTGAGATAGTCAAAAAGTTTTACCAGCGCGGGATAACAACTCCCGGCGTTGATCCGGAAGATTTCGTAAAGGCTTTAACGGTGATCTGA
- a CDS encoding AbrB/MazE/SpoVT family DNA-binding domain-containing protein — MKKLLDVSHVSSRGSSLRITIPKKVIQKLDIKPEDIIGFFEDDGKVTIEKIE; from the coding sequence GTGAAAAAGTTACTCGATGTATCGCATGTTTCCAGCAGGGGTTCGTCTCTGCGCATAACCATACCGAAGAAGGTGATCCAGAAACTGGACATCAAGCCAGAGGATATAATTGGTTTTTTCGAGGATGACGGCAAAGTCACAATAGAGAAAATAGAATGA